The Bryobacteraceae bacterium genome includes a window with the following:
- a CDS encoding thymidylate synthase produces MPPEKLAYALARYSRSPDSIRQSVEWVRAHDSSKFLESFYFQYGHASIADLGHLALSFEGVSELAAIEIEDEPLWDGQARSSRYQDFARAGFVMPPEAAGEAAETYAEAARALLAAYQQVHARMVEHLKAKLPRPDAMKPDAYERNIAARAFDVARYLLFLGVPTGVGQVTSIRTLERQIRRWRASEYAELREIGGETAEACARPPDVAWLENTPQEPLAPTLAKYVDPDPYPSAAMSAVAAWAQQNLGGWNGAEPGAVRLTRIDEPLAGIAATLLYSVTAWPFEPLYETVRSWSRARQMEVLEAALGPRGRRDELLRAFRTAPYAFDLRIDIGAYRDLHRHRRCHQTRQAWTWRHGFETPDAIREAGVEAEYGAALAAARTAAAQLPEKVSHYLLPFAARGRFLFQMDFAEAEYIIRLRSGVKGHFSYRRAAWEMKQEMERVEPELGRLIEATPPWVEDPLVR; encoded by the coding sequence ATGCCGCCCGAAAAACTCGCATACGCGCTGGCCCGCTACAGCCGTTCTCCTGATTCGATCCGCCAATCGGTCGAATGGGTCCGCGCGCATGATTCTTCCAAGTTTCTCGAGAGTTTCTACTTCCAGTACGGCCACGCCTCCATTGCCGATCTCGGCCACCTCGCGCTGAGCTTCGAGGGTGTCAGTGAACTGGCCGCTATCGAGATCGAAGACGAGCCGCTGTGGGACGGGCAGGCGCGCTCCTCGCGTTATCAGGACTTTGCCCGCGCAGGCTTCGTCATGCCGCCGGAAGCCGCGGGAGAGGCTGCGGAGACTTACGCGGAAGCCGCCCGCGCACTGCTGGCTGCGTATCAACAGGTGCATGCGCGCATGGTGGAGCACCTGAAAGCAAAGCTTCCGCGTCCGGACGCGATGAAGCCCGACGCGTACGAGCGCAACATCGCCGCGCGCGCCTTCGATGTCGCCCGCTACCTGCTGTTTCTGGGCGTGCCCACAGGGGTAGGGCAGGTGACCAGCATCCGGACGCTCGAGCGCCAGATCCGACGCTGGCGCGCCTCGGAATATGCCGAGCTGCGGGAGATTGGCGGCGAGACCGCTGAAGCCTGCGCGCGCCCGCCGGATGTCGCGTGGCTCGAAAACACGCCGCAGGAGCCGCTCGCGCCGACGCTGGCGAAATACGTTGATCCAGATCCATACCCTTCCGCTGCCATGAGTGCTGTCGCCGCGTGGGCGCAGCAGAACCTGGGCGGATGGAATGGCGCGGAACCCGGCGCCGTGCGCCTCACGCGGATCGATGAACCGCTTGCCGGCATCGCCGCCACGCTGCTCTACTCTGTCACTGCGTGGCCGTTCGAGCCGCTGTATGAAACGGTTCGCTCCTGGAGCCGCGCGCGCCAGATGGAAGTGCTCGAAGCGGCGCTCGGTCCGCGAGGACGGCGAGATGAACTGCTTCGCGCCTTCCGCACCGCGCCCTACGCGTTCGATCTCCGCATCGACATCGGCGCTTACCGCGACCTGCACCGCCACCGCCGCTGCCATCAGACGCGGCAGGCGTGGACGTGGCGGCACGGCTTCGAGACGCCGGATGCGATCCGCGAAGCAGGAGTCGAAGCCGAATATGGCGCAGCGCTGGCAGCCGCCCGGACCGCCGCGGCGCAGTTGCCGGAAAAGGTCTCGCACTACCTGCTGCCCTTCGCCGCCCGCGGCCGCTTCCTGTTCCAGATGGACTTCGCAGAAGCCGAGTACATCATCCGCCTGCGCAGCGGCGTCAAGGGCCACTTCAGCTACCGCCGCGCCGCGTGGGAGATGAAACAGGAGATGGAGCGCGTCGAGCCGGAACTTGGCCGCCTCATCGAGGCCACGCCCCCATGGGTGGAGGACCCTCTGGTCCGCTGA
- the dut gene encoding deoxyuridine 5'-triphosphate nucleotidohydrolase, with protein MRIHVKLLHPDAILPRYAHGPDEDAGMDLHAVEEAVLEPGVPQLVPTGLAIELPPGCEAQIRPRSGLALRHAITLPNAPATIDPGYRGEIRVILLNLGRTPYRVHKGDRIAQMVIARYEAIEWVEAELSETRRGEGGFGSSGR; from the coding sequence GTGCGCATTCATGTGAAACTGCTGCATCCGGACGCGATTCTGCCTCGCTACGCGCATGGGCCGGACGAAGACGCGGGGATGGATCTTCACGCGGTGGAGGAAGCGGTCCTGGAGCCGGGCGTGCCGCAACTGGTGCCCACCGGACTCGCGATTGAACTGCCTCCGGGCTGCGAAGCGCAGATCCGCCCGCGCAGCGGGCTGGCGCTGCGGCACGCCATCACACTGCCCAATGCGCCGGCGACGATCGATCCCGGCTACCGCGGCGAAATCCGGGTCATTCTCCTGAACCTCGGACGCACGCCTTACCGCGTGCACAAGGGCGACCGCATCGCGCAGATGGTGATCGCGCGCTATGAAGCGATCGAGTGGGTGGAAGCGGAGCTGAGCGAGACGCGGCGCGGCGAGGGCGGTTTCGGCAGCTCCGGACGCTGA
- the crcB gene encoding putative fluoride ion transporter CrcB, translated as MNYLWIAAGAALGGMLRYFFSGVAARLAGETFPWGTLFVNVTGCMVIGFFVSLTGPDGRLIVPSHIRLFVMTGLCGGYTTFSTFSLETLRLLQDREWAYAGWNIASSLVLCLAGVWAGYQAAMMLNERL; from the coding sequence GTGAACTACCTGTGGATAGCCGCGGGCGCGGCTCTGGGAGGCATGCTGAGGTATTTCTTCTCCGGCGTCGCCGCGCGCCTGGCAGGCGAGACATTTCCCTGGGGCACGCTGTTCGTCAATGTCACCGGCTGCATGGTGATCGGATTTTTCGTGTCGCTGACCGGTCCCGACGGGAGGCTGATCGTGCCGTCCCACATCCGCCTTTTTGTGATGACGGGGCTGTGCGGCGGGTATACGACGTTTTCGACATTCAGCCTGGAGACGCTGCGGCTCCTGCAGGACCGGGAGTGGGCCTACGCAGGGTGGAACATCGCCTCCAGTCTGGTGTTGTGCCTGGCCGGCGTCTGGGCCGGCTACCAGGCCGCCATGATGCTGAATGAGAGGCTCTGA
- a CDS encoding RNA-binding protein, with amino-acid sequence MTERPGWRALAGAWAVAGALALLLAEVQAPPAEPFEELTGVIPFVLRNAATPEKHQIETMPGGIAIFDYDNDGLLDIYFLNGAPQPSLAKSGPEWWNRLYRNRGNWRFEDVTEKAGLAGEGYGMGVAAGDYDNDGWTDLLVTSVHFSRLYRNRGDGTFEDVTKKAGIPATHWPISAGWFDMDNDGDLDLFIVNYCIWDPKTEPFCGDKRAGYRTYCHPKYYEGLPNTLLRNNGDGTFTDISKSAGISQKIGKGMSVAFADYNNDGLMDVLVTNDTVPNFLFRNEGNGRFTEIGFTAGIAIADDGKILSTMGAEFRDIDNDGWPDIFVTALANETFPLFRNLGNGVFQDMTYRSRIGAASLPHSGWSLGVADFDLDGWKDIFTANGDVQDNTELFSSRASKQQNQLFRNEKGKTFSSVVFGARAQHRGVALGDLDGDGRTDAAVSVLNEPAKLYRNRLGEGRNWIALRLTGTQSNRDAIGAKVRVTAGGLTQYNHVSTSTGYQCSSEKTLRFGIAGAARADEVEITWPTGKKQILRGVPAGRVIEVKED; translated from the coding sequence ATGACGGAACGCCCGGGCTGGCGGGCTCTGGCGGGCGCATGGGCGGTGGCGGGCGCGCTGGCTCTGCTGTTGGCAGAGGTTCAGGCTCCTCCCGCCGAGCCGTTCGAGGAATTGACGGGCGTCATTCCCTTCGTGCTCCGCAACGCCGCCACTCCAGAGAAGCATCAGATCGAGACGATGCCGGGCGGAATCGCCATCTTCGACTATGACAACGATGGGCTGCTGGACATCTACTTCCTGAACGGCGCTCCGCAACCCTCGCTGGCGAAGTCCGGCCCCGAGTGGTGGAACCGGCTCTACCGGAATCGGGGCAACTGGCGGTTCGAGGACGTCACAGAAAAGGCCGGACTCGCCGGTGAGGGCTACGGCATGGGCGTGGCGGCCGGCGACTATGACAACGACGGCTGGACGGACCTGCTGGTCACGAGCGTCCATTTCAGCCGCCTGTACCGCAACCGCGGCGACGGCACGTTTGAAGATGTCACAAAGAAAGCAGGAATTCCCGCCACGCACTGGCCGATTTCCGCCGGCTGGTTCGACATGGACAACGACGGCGACCTTGATCTGTTCATCGTCAATTACTGCATCTGGGACCCGAAAACTGAGCCGTTTTGCGGAGACAAACGCGCCGGTTACCGCACCTACTGCCACCCCAAATACTACGAAGGCCTCCCCAATACCCTGCTGCGCAACAACGGCGACGGAACATTCACTGACATCTCGAAAAGCGCGGGAATTTCCCAAAAAATCGGGAAAGGCATGTCTGTTGCCTTTGCGGATTACAACAATGACGGGCTGATGGACGTCCTGGTGACCAACGACACCGTGCCGAATTTCCTCTTCCGGAACGAGGGCAACGGGCGCTTCACCGAGATCGGATTCACGGCGGGAATCGCCATAGCCGATGACGGCAAGATCCTGTCCACGATGGGCGCGGAGTTCCGGGACATCGACAACGACGGCTGGCCTGACATCTTCGTCACTGCGTTGGCCAATGAGACCTTCCCGCTGTTCCGGAACCTCGGCAACGGCGTGTTCCAGGACATGACGTACCGGAGCAGGATCGGCGCCGCTTCCCTGCCCCACAGCGGCTGGAGCCTGGGCGTTGCCGACTTCGATCTCGACGGCTGGAAGGACATCTTCACCGCCAACGGCGACGTGCAGGACAACACGGAGCTCTTCTCCAGCCGCGCTTCGAAACAGCAGAATCAGCTGTTCCGGAACGAGAAGGGAAAGACATTCTCGAGCGTGGTTTTCGGCGCGCGGGCGCAGCACCGCGGCGTCGCCCTGGGAGATCTGGACGGCGACGGGCGGACTGATGCAGCCGTCAGCGTGCTGAACGAACCGGCGAAGCTCTACCGTAACCGCCTGGGAGAAGGACGGAACTGGATTGCGCTTCGGCTGACGGGCACACAGAGCAACCGGGACGCGATCGGCGCGAAGGTGCGCGTGACGGCTGGCGGACTGACTCAGTACAATCACGTCTCGACCTCCACCGGCTACCAGTGTTCCAGCGAGAAGACGCTGCGCTTCGGCATCGCCGGCGCCGCACGCGCGGACGAAGTGGAAATCACATGGCCCACGGGGAAAAAACAGATTCTTCGCGGCGTGCCGGCGGGCCGGGTTATCGAGGTGAAGGAGGACTGA
- the gndA gene encoding 6-phosphogluconate dehydrogenase, NADP(+)-dependent, decarboxylating — MAEILSDIGLTGLAVMGQNLALNIADHGFRVSVHNRTTATMEKFVAENPNTPGGLAGFADLKDFVASLKRPRKIIIMVKAGAPTDAVIDQLVPLLEPGDILIDGGNANWNDTIRRERDLKAKGIRFIGSGVSGGEEGARFGPSLMPGGEYEAYKELEPIWTAIAAKVDPDTGRPLTGAKPGQPIKGGVPCCTYIGPNGAGHYVKMCHNGIEYGDMQMIAEAYWLMTQYLGMSAPECSEVFAEWNQGVLDSFLIQITADILQQKDPFTGGYLVDYILDTAGQKGTGKWTSVNALDMGVPANTIAESVFARFMSALKDERVAASKVLQGPPPAKFEGGRKEFLQAIHDALYCSKICSYAQGFQLMREAQKEYNWTLKFGEIAMIWRGGCIIRARFLQKIKEAFDRDANLANLLLDPYFKGEIDRCQSNWRRVVAEAALRGVPIPAFSSALAYYDGYRSERLPANLIQGQRDFFGAHTFERTDRPRGKFFHIDWPEPGRPILEA; from the coding sequence ATGGCAGAAATACTCTCCGACATCGGACTTACCGGCCTGGCCGTCATGGGCCAGAATCTTGCGCTGAACATTGCAGACCACGGCTTCCGCGTCTCCGTCCACAACCGCACCACGGCCACGATGGAAAAGTTCGTGGCCGAGAACCCCAATACGCCCGGCGGGCTGGCAGGCTTCGCCGATCTCAAGGACTTCGTGGCCAGCCTCAAGCGTCCCCGCAAGATCATCATCATGGTCAAGGCAGGCGCTCCAACGGACGCCGTCATCGACCAGCTGGTTCCCCTGCTCGAACCGGGCGACATTCTCATCGACGGCGGCAACGCCAACTGGAACGACACCATCCGCCGCGAGCGCGATCTGAAGGCCAAGGGCATCCGCTTCATCGGCTCCGGCGTCAGCGGCGGCGAGGAAGGCGCGCGTTTCGGCCCGTCGCTCATGCCCGGCGGCGAGTATGAAGCGTACAAGGAGCTCGAGCCCATCTGGACGGCGATCGCCGCGAAGGTCGACCCGGATACAGGAAGGCCGCTGACAGGCGCGAAGCCGGGCCAGCCGATCAAAGGCGGCGTGCCCTGCTGCACCTACATCGGGCCCAACGGCGCCGGCCACTACGTCAAGATGTGCCACAACGGCATCGAATACGGCGACATGCAGATGATCGCTGAAGCCTACTGGCTGATGACGCAGTATCTCGGCATGTCGGCGCCCGAGTGCAGCGAGGTATTCGCCGAATGGAACCAGGGCGTGCTCGACAGCTTCCTGATCCAGATCACGGCGGACATCCTCCAGCAGAAGGATCCGTTTACGGGGGGCTATCTGGTCGACTACATCCTCGACACCGCCGGCCAGAAGGGCACCGGCAAGTGGACCTCCGTCAACGCGCTCGACATGGGCGTGCCCGCCAACACGATCGCCGAGAGCGTCTTCGCGCGCTTCATGTCCGCGCTGAAGGATGAGCGCGTGGCTGCGTCGAAGGTTCTGCAGGGGCCGCCGCCGGCGAAGTTCGAAGGCGGCCGCAAGGAGTTTCTCCAGGCCATCCACGACGCGCTCTACTGCTCGAAGATCTGCTCCTATGCGCAGGGCTTCCAGCTGATGCGCGAAGCGCAGAAAGAGTACAACTGGACGCTGAAGTTCGGCGAGATCGCCATGATCTGGCGCGGCGGCTGCATCATCCGCGCCCGGTTCCTCCAGAAGATCAAGGAGGCCTTCGACCGCGACGCCAATCTCGCCAACCTTCTGCTCGACCCCTACTTCAAGGGCGAGATCGACCGCTGCCAGTCCAACTGGCGCCGCGTCGTTGCGGAAGCAGCGCTGCGCGGGGTTCCCATTCCCGCCTTCTCCTCGGCTCTCGCCTACTACGACGGCTACCGCTCCGAGCGGCTGCCGGCGAACCTGATTCAGGGCCAGCGCGACTTCTTCGGCGCGCATACCTTCGAGCGCACCGACCGGCCGCGCGGCAAGTTCTTCCATATCGACTGGCCCGAGCCTGGCCGGCCCATTCTGGAAGCCTGA
- a CDS encoding 2-dehydro-3-deoxygluconokinase, with product MKYGLQIPPSGALDFLSLGALVHRLDPGIIPFRKATECKIHVSGGEYNCAANLADCFGLKTGIATAMVDYPIGDLIAERVRAMGVRPFYKRFRHNGVNGPNMATVYSDQGFGVRPPVVFYNRSNEAAALLKPGDFDWKSIFAEGVRWFHSGGIFASLSETTGEVIIEAMQAAKAAGAVTSFDLNYRAKLWGIWGGQEKAVAVIDRIVRHVDVLVGNEEDLQLGLGIPGPEVTAKSKLDPSVFIAMIADVVKKYPNVKIVATTLREVHSTNHHSWSAVAWINGETFQAPTAELPIYDRVGGGDGFASGFFYGLLTGEEPLEAVKLGWAHGALLTTFPGDTTMATLEQVRSFAKGGSARIQR from the coding sequence ATGAAGTACGGCTTGCAGATCCCTCCTTCGGGCGCACTGGATTTTCTCAGCCTCGGCGCTCTCGTCCACCGTCTCGACCCAGGCATCATTCCGTTCCGCAAGGCGACGGAATGCAAGATCCACGTCTCGGGCGGAGAGTACAACTGCGCGGCGAACCTGGCCGACTGCTTCGGCCTGAAGACAGGCATCGCCACGGCGATGGTTGATTATCCGATCGGCGATCTGATCGCGGAGCGCGTGCGCGCCATGGGCGTGCGGCCCTTCTACAAGCGCTTCAGGCACAACGGCGTCAACGGGCCCAACATGGCCACGGTGTATTCCGACCAGGGATTCGGCGTCCGGCCGCCCGTAGTCTTTTACAACCGGTCGAACGAGGCTGCAGCACTGCTGAAGCCCGGCGATTTCGACTGGAAGTCGATCTTCGCCGAAGGCGTGCGGTGGTTTCACTCCGGCGGCATTTTCGCCTCGCTGTCAGAGACAACGGGCGAGGTGATCATCGAGGCGATGCAGGCGGCCAAAGCCGCCGGCGCGGTCACGTCGTTCGACCTGAATTACCGCGCCAAGCTGTGGGGCATCTGGGGCGGGCAGGAGAAGGCGGTCGCCGTCATTGACCGCATCGTGCGCCACGTCGACGTGCTGGTGGGCAACGAAGAGGACCTTCAGCTCGGCCTGGGCATCCCCGGACCTGAAGTGACGGCGAAGTCCAAGCTCGATCCCTCCGTGTTCATCGCCATGATCGCCGACGTCGTGAAGAAGTATCCGAACGTGAAAATCGTCGCCACGACGCTGCGCGAAGTGCATTCCACCAATCATCACAGCTGGAGCGCCGTGGCCTGGATCAACGGCGAAACGTTCCAGGCGCCCACCGCCGAACTGCCCATCTACGACCGCGTCGGCGGCGGCGATGGCTTCGCTTCGGGCTTCTTCTACGGGCTGCTCACGGGAGAAGAGCCGCTGGAGGCGGTGAAGCTCGGCTGGGCGCACGGAGCGCTGCTCACTACCTTCCCGGGCGACACGACCATGGCCACGCTGGAGCAGGTCCGCAGCTTCGCCAAAGGCGGCTCGGCGCGCATCCAGAGATAG
- a CDS encoding acetoacetate metabolism regulatory protein AtoC, with protein sequence MQFLHLEAVAMRQGNSPAASILVVGGEPQVQPWLEAVLREDGHAVTLASGVRETAERLRGHAYTLVISDLELPDGDGLQVLGMIRQRQPAAAFLLLIRSGAMASAVEALHRGALDFLEKPFRSPNDVRLAVRRAITLARQTDEKPREADGPRATPGLCGSMVARDPRMLHVLNLLGKVAPASANVLLIGETGVGKEVIARCLHLHSRRASAPFIAVHCLALGPSLVESELFGYERGSFAGAVARRHGALERARGGTVFLDGIADLPPATQAKLLKALRNGSFHRIGGTQAIGTDVRIISASDRGLEALAGGGFDPDLLALLGAFPMEIPPLRDRPADIDALADQFVAAAAAKFGKPELRLSEAARFLLRSHPWPGNVRELENAIERAAILSDGEIRPDHLPFGPPQTVDPASAGTLNVHELERIAIEEALRRHGGNRTRAARELGISLRTLQYRLKEFGLSRS encoded by the coding sequence ATGCAATTTCTGCATCTGGAAGCTGTGGCCATGCGACAGGGTAACAGTCCGGCCGCCTCCATCCTTGTGGTCGGCGGCGAACCGCAGGTGCAGCCGTGGCTGGAGGCGGTCTTGCGGGAGGACGGCCATGCGGTCACTCTCGCCTCTGGCGTCCGCGAAACAGCCGAGCGGCTCCGGGGGCATGCATACACGCTCGTCATCTCCGACCTTGAGCTGCCGGACGGCGACGGACTGCAGGTGCTCGGCATGATTCGTCAGCGGCAGCCGGCCGCAGCGTTTCTGCTCCTCATCCGGAGCGGTGCAATGGCCTCGGCTGTCGAGGCTCTGCACCGCGGCGCTCTGGATTTTCTGGAGAAGCCCTTCCGCAGCCCCAACGATGTCAGGCTGGCGGTCCGGCGCGCGATCACCCTGGCCCGTCAGACGGACGAGAAGCCCCGGGAAGCCGATGGACCGAGAGCCACCCCCGGCCTGTGCGGATCGATGGTTGCGCGTGATCCGCGCATGCTCCATGTCCTGAATCTCCTTGGCAAGGTCGCGCCGGCTTCGGCGAACGTGCTCCTGATCGGCGAAACGGGAGTCGGCAAAGAAGTGATCGCCCGGTGCCTTCACCTGCACAGCCGGCGGGCGTCGGCGCCGTTCATCGCAGTCCATTGCCTGGCGCTCGGGCCAAGCCTCGTGGAAAGCGAGCTTTTCGGCTATGAACGCGGGTCTTTCGCCGGAGCCGTTGCGCGGCGTCACGGCGCCCTGGAACGGGCGCGGGGCGGAACGGTGTTTCTCGACGGCATCGCTGACCTGCCGCCGGCGACGCAGGCGAAACTGCTGAAGGCCCTCCGCAACGGAAGTTTCCATCGCATCGGCGGAACGCAGGCGATCGGAACCGACGTCCGCATCATCTCCGCGTCAGACCGTGGTCTGGAGGCGCTGGCGGGCGGCGGGTTCGATCCGGATCTGCTCGCCCTGCTCGGCGCCTTCCCTATGGAAATCCCCCCGCTCCGCGACCGACCGGCCGACATCGATGCTCTCGCGGATCAGTTCGTGGCCGCCGCTGCCGCCAAGTTTGGCAAGCCTGAATTGCGCCTGAGCGAGGCGGCCCGGTTCCTGCTCCGTTCCCATCCTTGGCCCGGCAATGTCCGGGAGCTGGAAAACGCCATTGAGAGGGCCGCCATTCTCAGCGACGGCGAAATCCGTCCTGACCATCTCCCCTTCGGCCCCCCGCAGACGGTGGATCCGGCTTCCGCGGGCACGCTCAACGTGCACGAGCTCGAGCGTATCGCCATCGAAGAGGCCCTCAGGCGTCACGGCGGCAACCGCACCCGCGCCGCCCGTGAGCTTGGCATCAGCCTCAGGACTCTCCAGTACAGACTGAAGGAATTCGGTCTGTCCCGCTCCTGA